From Paenibacillus sp. PK3_47, the proteins below share one genomic window:
- the dnaB gene encoding replicative DNA helicase yields the protein MQNSAFGVEMPHSPEAEVSVLGAILIDQEGDALESALELPAEAFYNPSNRFVFEAVFELHEAGEPVDVVTIATRLDLQKRLAEVGGVQYLSRIAGAVPTAANVDHYVGVLKDKHMLREIIRSGVEQIRLAVEGGEAAPSIAAMQLAAAKLSDQAAPKREFKRVRDVAIEVYEDMEHRAVTKTDSGVTGLSSGFTDLDRLTSGFQRSDLIIVAARPSVGKTAFALNIAQNVAVSSKETVAIFSLEMSAPQLVQRMICAEANLDANHMRTADFEEDDWTKGAEAIGRLGESNILIDDSPTLTVYEIRNKCRRLKKQEGLGLIVIDYLQLISGTGKRSENRQQEVSEISRTLKQIARELDVPVIALSQLSRGVEQRQDKRPMLSDLRESGSIEQDADIVAFLYRDDYYDKESEKKNIIEIIIAKQRNGPLGIAELVFLKQFNKFANYERAHANPSPPPAGNVKDMNKRKWA from the coding sequence ATGCAAAACTCGGCATTCGGCGTTGAAATGCCCCACAGCCCGGAAGCAGAGGTTTCTGTTCTGGGTGCCATCTTAATTGACCAGGAAGGCGACGCATTAGAGTCAGCGTTGGAGCTGCCGGCAGAGGCCTTTTATAACCCAAGCAATCGATTTGTATTCGAAGCCGTGTTCGAACTGCATGAGGCTGGAGAACCGGTAGACGTAGTGACGATAGCTACAAGGCTGGACCTTCAGAAGCGACTCGCTGAGGTCGGAGGGGTACAGTACCTTTCCCGGATTGCTGGAGCCGTTCCTACAGCGGCTAATGTGGATCATTATGTTGGTGTCTTGAAGGATAAGCATATGCTGCGGGAGATTATTCGTTCTGGAGTCGAGCAGATACGCTTGGCTGTCGAGGGCGGTGAGGCAGCACCATCGATTGCAGCCATGCAGTTAGCAGCAGCAAAGCTTTCCGACCAGGCGGCTCCGAAACGGGAATTCAAGCGTGTTCGAGATGTGGCCATCGAGGTCTATGAGGACATGGAACATCGGGCAGTCACTAAAACGGATAGTGGCGTTACAGGTTTATCTTCCGGATTTACGGACCTGGACCGGTTAACCTCAGGATTTCAGCGGAGTGACCTGATTATAGTCGCAGCGCGGCCGTCCGTAGGGAAGACAGCTTTTGCTTTGAATATCGCTCAAAACGTAGCGGTGAGTTCAAAAGAGACTGTGGCCATCTTCAGTCTTGAGATGTCGGCTCCTCAGCTGGTGCAGCGAATGATCTGTGCTGAGGCGAATCTGGATGCCAATCATATGCGGACAGCTGATTTTGAAGAGGATGACTGGACGAAGGGAGCGGAGGCCATCGGACGTCTGGGTGAGAGTAATATCCTGATCGACGATTCTCCCACACTGACGGTCTACGAGATCCGGAATAAATGCCGCCGCCTGAAAAAGCAAGAAGGGCTTGGGTTGATCGTGATCGATTACCTGCAGCTGATTTCCGGAACAGGTAAGCGGAGCGAGAACCGGCAGCAGGAAGTCTCTGAGATCTCCCGGACCCTGAAGCAGATCGCCAGAGAGCTGGACGTTCCGGTAATTGCCCTGTCTCAGCTCAGCCGCGGTGTAGAGCAGCGGCAAGACAAGCGGCCGATGCTCAGTGATCTACGAGAATCGGGCTCCATCGAGCAGGACGCAGACATTGTTGCCTTTTTGTATCGGGATGATTATTACGACAAGGAAAGCGAAAAAAAGAACATCATCGAGATTATTATCGCCAAACAGCGGAACGGCCCACTCGGAATAGCAGAGTTGGTATTCCTGAAGCAATTTAATAAATTTGCCAACTACGAGCGTGCTCATGCGAATCCATCACCGCCGCCCGCGGGGAATGTGAAGGACATGAACAAGCGCAAATGGGCGTAA
- a CDS encoding RusA family crossover junction endodeoxyribonuclease → MIEFTVLGEPVAQGRPKFSTAGGFPRAYDPAKSRDYKDYVRLAAREFAPAALLEGALGIAVIAYRSTPKSFSKKKAAAAERGEILPVSKPDADNYLKGVKDALKGIIWKDDSQVVDAFVKKRYSSKPRIEIKIKELQ, encoded by the coding sequence GTGATAGAGTTTACGGTTCTAGGGGAGCCGGTCGCACAAGGTAGGCCGAAATTTAGTACTGCCGGCGGCTTTCCGCGGGCATACGACCCGGCCAAGTCCCGGGATTATAAAGACTATGTTAGGCTGGCTGCGCGTGAGTTTGCTCCGGCAGCTCTGTTGGAGGGCGCTCTGGGGATCGCGGTGATTGCATACCGATCGACTCCGAAGAGCTTTAGTAAGAAAAAGGCTGCTGCCGCAGAGCGCGGAGAGATATTGCCTGTATCCAAACCGGACGCTGACAACTACCTGAAGGGCGTCAAGGACGCACTTAAGGGAATCATCTGGAAGGACGACAGCCAGGTCGTAGATGCATTTGTTAAGAAGCGGTACAGCTCGAAGCCGCGGATTGAGATAAAAATTAAGGAACTTCAATAA
- a CDS encoding DUF5348 domain-containing protein produces the protein MKEKIQSALANLEPQLKRATKLIEDAENEGIYGETPDEQYLRSMNHKIGDKLDDARRLLRQVNAPIIEEGVLWKNAAGRYELPSGDCFTSGSSIEFLHTYSDGEKVWVYSSVEHNGKDYYIVANPKLSMGGLRVRVKQLPMWD, from the coding sequence ATGAAGGAAAAGATTCAATCGGCACTGGCCAATCTGGAGCCGCAGCTGAAGCGGGCAACTAAATTAATAGAAGATGCGGAGAACGAGGGTATCTATGGTGAAACACCGGACGAGCAGTATCTCCGTTCAATGAACCACAAGATTGGAGACAAACTGGATGACGCCCGCCGGTTACTCCGTCAAGTCAATGCTCCGATTATTGAGGAAGGGGTGCTCTGGAAAAACGCTGCTGGCCGGTACGAATTGCCGAGTGGAGATTGTTTCACCTCAGGCTCTTCGATAGAGTTTCTTCACACCTATTCCGACGGCGAGAAAGTCTGGGTATATTCCAGTGTCGAGCATAATGGCAAAGATTATTACATTGTAGCCAATCCTAAACTTTCAATGGGAGGACTGCGGGTGAGGGTAAAACAACTACCAATGTGGGATTGA
- a CDS encoding DNA adenine methylase — protein MAEWIINHMPPHTTYLEPYFGSGAVLFNKQPATLETINDISGDVVNLFRIIREQPDDLIRVMQWTPYARDEYVSAHEQSELPLEQARRFLVRCWQSIRVKTGSISGWRCRATSDDAYRVQQWNDLPGNIASVAGRLKNVQIENRPALQVIGRYNHPDVLIYADPPYLQTGRNGAIYENEMSVEDHAELLDGLLAHTGPAILSGYDSLLYNTRLADWRREERQQIIEAGKSRTEVLWINPVAAGQVGQLVWNL, from the coding sequence ATGGCTGAATGGATTATTAATCATATGCCTCCACATACAACCTATCTGGAGCCGTACTTTGGTAGTGGTGCTGTACTGTTCAACAAACAGCCTGCTACCCTGGAGACAATTAATGATATCAGCGGTGACGTGGTGAACCTTTTCCGGATTATCCGTGAACAGCCAGATGATTTGATCCGAGTGATGCAATGGACCCCATACGCTCGGGACGAATACGTGTCGGCTCATGAGCAGAGTGAGCTCCCTCTTGAACAAGCACGGCGCTTCCTGGTTCGTTGTTGGCAAAGCATCCGAGTTAAGACCGGCAGCATATCTGGCTGGCGCTGCCGAGCAACGTCAGATGATGCTTACCGGGTTCAGCAGTGGAACGATCTTCCAGGGAACATCGCCTCGGTAGCAGGGCGGCTAAAGAACGTACAGATTGAAAACCGTCCAGCCCTGCAGGTGATTGGCCGCTATAACCACCCTGATGTCCTGATATACGCCGATCCTCCATATTTACAGACAGGGCGCAACGGAGCCATCTACGAGAATGAAATGAGTGTAGAAGATCATGCGGAGCTACTGGACGGGCTGTTGGCGCATACTGGCCCGGCCATCCTAAGCGGATATGATAGCCTTCTTTATAATACAAGGCTCGCTGATTGGCGACGAGAGGAACGTCAGCAGATTATTGAAGCAGGAAAGAGCAGGACGGAAGTCTTATGGATCAATCCTGTGGCAGCCGGGCAGGTTGGGCAGCTTGTTTGGAATTTATGA
- a CDS encoding ArpU family phage packaging/lysis transcriptional regulator: MGKSDKLTIQLAFDILPIDEKETRRRVEEYLETVRVYRQIGFVRRQAALTASPEPRYHGSTNVISRTTENIAIWNTDREVELERRSKLLDLAMGRLKKAEREIIQLRYLEYEEEYDSILCGQLGMSERKYRRVKSRAIYLLACALGIEVLIYEETPV, translated from the coding sequence ATGGGGAAAAGCGATAAATTAACAATACAACTGGCTTTTGACATCCTCCCGATCGACGAAAAAGAGACCCGTCGCCGGGTAGAAGAATATTTGGAGACGGTTCGTGTGTATCGTCAGATCGGATTTGTGCGGCGTCAGGCTGCACTCACGGCCAGCCCAGAGCCTCGGTACCATGGATCAACGAATGTGATTAGCCGGACGACGGAGAATATAGCGATATGGAATACAGACAGGGAGGTAGAGCTGGAGAGGCGGTCTAAGCTGTTGGATCTTGCTATGGGAAGACTAAAGAAGGCTGAGCGAGAGATTATCCAGCTAAGGTACTTGGAATATGAGGAAGAATATGATTCAATTCTTTGCGGGCAACTGGGTATGAGCGAGCGGAAGTATCGACGGGTGAAGTCAAGGGCTATATACTTACTGGCATGTGCGTTAGGAATTGAAGTTCTTATTTATGAAGAAACACCAGTTTGA
- a CDS encoding ATP-binding protein, whose product MRNIVFLGGIHGVGKSFLTEEISTQLGIRSYSASKLISMLNEKGFTTNKYIDSIDTNQNQLIDSIKINTDDAESFLLDGHFCLLNTNGEVEKIPNTTFLAMCPRAIVVLFDSIDSIKKKLETRDAIKYEYDFLEKFQSAEIAYAKEISNLLEVPLLLFNSSTDDVSNLNVFLEKYL is encoded by the coding sequence GTGAGGAATATTGTATTTTTAGGAGGTATTCATGGAGTCGGAAAGAGTTTTTTGACTGAGGAAATTTCCACTCAACTGGGTATCAGGAGCTATTCAGCAAGCAAGTTAATATCAATGTTAAATGAAAAAGGATTCACCACAAATAAATATATCGATTCGATTGATACTAACCAAAATCAACTTATAGATTCAATAAAAATAAATACAGATGACGCTGAATCATTTTTACTAGATGGCCACTTTTGCTTACTGAATACTAATGGAGAAGTCGAAAAAATTCCCAATACTACTTTTCTAGCCATGTGTCCGAGAGCAATTGTGGTCTTGTTCGATTCAATTGACAGTATAAAGAAAAAATTAGAAACAAGAGACGCTATTAAATATGAATACGATTTTCTTGAGAAATTTCAGAGTGCTGAAATAGCTTATGCCAAGGAAATTTCAAACTTGTTAGAAGTACCATTATTGTTGTTTAATTCCTCAACTGATGATGTGTCAAATTTAAATGTTTTTTTAGAGAAGTATCTGTAA
- a CDS encoding GNAT family N-acetyltransferase, translating into MSRNREYDFIKVKKFKDINLDDVFFDSLKSDYPGFEDWFYRKSEENAFIFENDDETIIAFMYLKIEDEAVVDVEPNLRAERRLKIGTMKINSHGTRMGERFIKKALDYAMKYDCNELYVTIFEKHAGLIRIFEKYGFSHHGNKVGSEERVYRKSFGSITGDVLIDYPQINKEKNKFILGIYPEFHTRLFPDSILNNESFDVIEDVSYTNSIHKVYLSGNPVTIMRPGDIVVIYRTTDRPGQARFRSVATSICVVEEVRRIRNFGDVGEFLSYCKPYSVYTEEELLTQFEIKKYVIKMTYNLALTRRLTNGLLRDLEIDSHYWGFFRLEDAGFDKILEYGGANERFVIN; encoded by the coding sequence ATGAGTAGGAATAGAGAGTATGATTTTATTAAAGTCAAAAAATTTAAAGATATTAACCTTGATGATGTCTTTTTTGACAGTCTTAAATCAGATTATCCCGGTTTTGAAGATTGGTTTTATAGGAAAAGCGAGGAAAATGCGTTTATATTTGAAAATGACGATGAGACAATAATAGCTTTTATGTATTTGAAAATTGAAGACGAGGCAGTAGTTGATGTTGAGCCTAATTTAAGAGCTGAAAGAAGACTGAAAATTGGTACTATGAAGATTAATTCACATGGGACAAGAATGGGTGAGAGATTTATTAAGAAGGCTCTTGATTACGCGATGAAGTATGACTGTAACGAGTTGTATGTTACAATTTTCGAAAAACATGCTGGATTAATAAGGATTTTTGAAAAATATGGATTTAGCCATCATGGAAATAAAGTAGGTAGTGAAGAGCGGGTTTACAGAAAAAGTTTTGGCAGTATTACTGGAGACGTATTGATAGATTATCCTCAAATAAATAAGGAGAAAAATAAGTTCATATTGGGAATATATCCAGAATTTCATACGCGTCTTTTTCCAGATTCTATTCTTAATAATGAGAGCTTTGATGTCATTGAAGATGTATCTTATACCAATAGCATACATAAGGTGTATCTTTCGGGAAATCCTGTTACTATTATGAGACCTGGTGATATAGTAGTAATATACCGTACAACTGATAGACCTGGCCAAGCTAGATTTCGTTCAGTAGCAACTTCAATTTGTGTGGTAGAAGAAGTTCGTAGAATTAGGAACTTTGGGGACGTTGGCGAATTTTTATCTTACTGCAAACCTTATAGCGTATATACAGAGGAAGAATTGTTAACTCAGTTTGAAATAAAGAAATATGTGATTAAAATGACTTATAATTTGGCTTTGACAAGAAGACTTACTAATGGACTACTGAGAGATCTTGAAATTGATTCACATTACTGGGGATTTTTCAGACTTGAAGATGCAGGGTTTGATAAAATACTTGAATATGGTGGTGCCAATGAACGTTTTGTTATCAATTAA
- a CDS encoding ASCH domain-containing protein — MNVLLSIKPEFVEKIFSNEKKYEYRKSIFKQKVNKVIIYATRPEGKIVGEFRIDTILHDNPDSIWNLTNNDSGITHGFFKEYFNNKENAYAIKIGDIERYEKPIDPKEFDFPFTAPQSFFYVDDDYRPISQRIELEPTLF, encoded by the coding sequence ATGAACGTTTTGTTATCAATTAAACCTGAGTTTGTTGAAAAAATATTTAGCAATGAAAAAAAGTATGAATATAGAAAATCTATATTCAAGCAAAAAGTTAATAAGGTAATTATCTATGCTACTAGACCAGAAGGGAAAATTGTTGGGGAATTCAGAATAGATACTATCCTTCATGATAATCCGGATAGCATTTGGAATCTAACCAATAATGATTCGGGTATTACCCATGGATTTTTCAAGGAATACTTTAATAATAAGGAAAATGCCTACGCTATAAAAATTGGTGATATCGAGCGTTATGAAAAGCCAATTGATCCTAAGGAGTTTGATTTTCCTTTTACAGCTCCTCAATCATTTTTTTATGTTGATGATGACTATCGACCAATATCACAAAGAATAGAATTAGAACCAACCCTTTTCTAA
- a CDS encoding NPCBM/NEW2 domain-containing protein — MKDKLKGLLVGLTIGSLVAGSTVFAGTNVKLNAVLENVKYMFNGVEKQMSQSIIYNGQLYVSASSFSKNSGQDFTYDGKNKTAWVGKKEGTYKYLSDVSYARTDIEGVKFHFNKWANAGDYILDPYSGKFKIADNEYLHGIGIENLFYASNNGKGSIEYNINGKYKKLTGFIGVDDHSKDSANAGQIKIIADGQEIYSSPEMLGGDLPREVKLDISGALKIRIEFSTIGEDYRSSTLINFVEAKLIQ; from the coding sequence ATGAAGGATAAGCTTAAGGGACTGCTAGTGGGACTTACAATAGGTTCTTTAGTAGCAGGTTCTACTGTGTTTGCTGGAACAAATGTAAAATTAAATGCTGTACTGGAAAATGTAAAATACATGTTTAATGGTGTAGAAAAACAAATGTCACAATCAATTATCTATAACGGACAATTGTATGTCTCGGCAAGTTCTTTTTCTAAAAATTCTGGTCAAGATTTTACCTATGATGGAAAAAACAAAACAGCTTGGGTTGGAAAGAAAGAGGGAACTTATAAATATTTGTCGGACGTATCTTATGCCAGGACGGACATAGAGGGAGTGAAGTTCCACTTTAACAAGTGGGCAAATGCTGGTGACTACATCTTGGACCCGTATAGTGGGAAATTTAAAATTGCTGATAATGAATATTTACATGGTATAGGAATTGAGAATTTGTTTTATGCGTCGAATAACGGAAAGGGGTCAATCGAATACAATATTAATGGTAAGTATAAAAAGCTTACAGGTTTTATTGGTGTTGATGATCATTCGAAGGACAGTGCCAATGCAGGGCAAATAAAAATCATCGCAGATGGTCAAGAAATTTACTCGTCACCAGAGATGTTAGGTGGAGATTTACCTAGGGAAGTCAAATTAGATATATCTGGAGCACTCAAAATAAGAATTGAGTTTTCTACAATAGGCGAAGATTATCGTAGTAGCACCCTCATTAACTTTGTTGAAGCTAAGCTTATTCAATAG
- a CDS encoding restriction endonuclease, which translates to MARRKSKAKQEEEFFQGLAGLAAMGLAIGGYYLTKTVQGAIVGAAVGVAVVVALMIAIGKKRAERLKKSGIAEIDKMEGVQFEQYLGHLFRSQGYKAEVTKAAGDYGADLVLSKDGKRVVVQAKRYSKNVGLKAVQEVHGAVSHYGASAAWVVTNRDYTEQAYKLAKSNNVRLIGREELIEMLLQMREKTVAAKKVNNAKTSA; encoded by the coding sequence ATGGCAAGAAGAAAGAGTAAGGCCAAGCAGGAAGAGGAGTTTTTTCAGGGGTTGGCTGGCTTAGCAGCAATGGGATTAGCAATTGGAGGATACTATTTAACCAAAACCGTACAAGGCGCTATAGTTGGAGCGGCTGTCGGCGTGGCTGTTGTAGTTGCATTAATGATTGCAATAGGAAAGAAGCGCGCTGAACGCTTAAAGAAATCCGGTATTGCTGAGATTGATAAAATGGAAGGTGTCCAGTTTGAACAATACCTCGGTCACTTGTTCAGATCTCAGGGATACAAGGCGGAAGTTACAAAAGCTGCAGGTGATTACGGCGCTGATCTGGTCCTATCTAAAGATGGTAAGCGAGTTGTTGTCCAGGCTAAGCGGTACAGTAAGAACGTCGGCCTGAAGGCAGTGCAAGAGGTTCATGGTGCTGTTTCTCATTATGGTGCTTCTGCTGCCTGGGTTGTTACAAACAGAGATTATACTGAGCAGGCTTACAAGCTTGCAAAGTCCAATAATGTTCGCCTCATCGGTCGTGAAGAACTTATCGAAATGCTCCTGCAAATGAGAGAGAAGACGGTAGCTGCTAAAAAAGTCAATAATGCTAAAACGAGCGCTTAA
- a CDS encoding site-specific DNA-methyltransferase: protein MDIRIIPIDQLNAAAYNPRADLQPGDPEYEKLRRSLDDFGYVDPIIWNEQTGNMIGGHQRYKVLVNEKGCTELAVSVVNLDPERERLLNLALNKVSGRWDDEALAQLLNELQKGGADLALSGFNPEEIEELLADLEDIPDIEGDQSVIEDDFDVQNALDEIKEPETRRGDVWQLGRHILMCGDATSAEDVSRLMDGVKADLVVTDPPYNVAVESDSARLAEAGTSSIMNDNMPAEEFAGFLNAIFQNYVSVMLPTAAIYIFHPAFYQRAFENAMNAAGIVRRSQCIWVKNSASFGWSQYRFQHEPVFYAHIKGKAPAWYGDRSQTTIWDVSRGDVSKYVHPTQKPLDLLAIPILNSSKSGDVVVDLFGGSGSTLMTCEQLDRSCRTMELDPVFCEVIKLRYQTATGTEPLLLHRAVPVEN, encoded by the coding sequence ATGGATATCAGAATCATACCGATTGACCAGCTCAATGCAGCAGCTTACAACCCGCGGGCCGACCTTCAGCCTGGAGATCCGGAGTATGAGAAGCTACGCCGCAGCTTGGACGATTTTGGGTACGTTGACCCGATTATATGGAATGAGCAGACCGGCAACATGATCGGTGGCCATCAGCGTTATAAGGTGCTGGTAAATGAGAAAGGCTGCACGGAACTGGCCGTATCTGTAGTCAACCTGGACCCGGAACGAGAGCGGCTGCTTAATCTTGCGCTTAACAAGGTGTCCGGTCGGTGGGATGATGAGGCACTGGCACAGCTGCTGAATGAGCTGCAGAAAGGTGGGGCGGATCTGGCACTCTCCGGCTTTAATCCGGAAGAGATCGAGGAGCTGCTTGCGGATTTAGAAGATATTCCGGATATTGAAGGTGATCAGTCAGTGATTGAAGATGACTTCGATGTCCAGAACGCTCTTGATGAGATCAAGGAGCCGGAGACTCGCCGTGGAGATGTGTGGCAGCTTGGCCGGCATATCCTCATGTGTGGTGATGCTACTAGTGCTGAGGATGTTTCCAGGCTGATGGACGGGGTTAAAGCTGATCTGGTAGTGACAGACCCTCCATATAATGTAGCGGTAGAGAGCGATTCAGCTCGACTGGCCGAAGCCGGCACCAGCTCAATAATGAATGACAACATGCCCGCTGAGGAGTTCGCGGGCTTTTTGAATGCAATTTTTCAGAACTATGTGTCAGTGATGCTACCTACAGCGGCGATATATATTTTCCACCCGGCATTCTATCAGAGAGCCTTCGAGAACGCGATGAATGCTGCTGGTATTGTGCGTAGATCGCAATGTATTTGGGTGAAGAATTCTGCGAGTTTTGGATGGTCGCAATATAGATTTCAGCACGAGCCAGTGTTTTACGCTCATATTAAGGGGAAGGCGCCTGCTTGGTATGGTGATCGCTCTCAAACTACAATTTGGGATGTTTCTCGAGGTGATGTATCGAAGTATGTTCATCCAACACAGAAACCTTTAGATCTGCTGGCTATTCCGATTCTGAACAGCAGTAAGAGTGGCGATGTTGTGGTCGATTTATTCGGAGGCAGCGGGTCGACCCTTATGACCTGTGAGCAGCTTGACCGCTCCTGCAGGACAATGGAGCTTGATCCAGTATTTTGTGAGGTGATCAAATTGCGGTACCAGACGGCGACCGGTACAGAGCCGTTACTGCTTCATCGTGCTGTTCCCGTGGAAAATTAA
- the terS gene encoding phage terminase small subunit yields MARERSPERDKARLMWLKSGGTMKLKGIAAALSIPDSKVRKWKAMDNWEDEFKGNVPPESKGSVPIESKGSAPHRGAPKGNRNAVGNRGGAPPGNQNAKGNSGGAGGPPGNKKAVTTGEHETIWLDTLTETEQQLIDQVDTDPIIQANESIYLLTIRERRMMQRIKALMDGLTETERNVFYELKSIKEVATIHDEKTGITKKIPHARNEMMESKIEEKGFRKLDDIVKLEEALTRIQDKKIRAIELKNRLTDDEKRIRIETMEYELQMLRGGGGKEDFEDDGFMDALKGMVAGVWSNDGEA; encoded by the coding sequence ATGGCTAGAGAACGTAGTCCCGAGCGGGACAAGGCAAGACTGATGTGGCTGAAGAGCGGCGGGACGATGAAGCTTAAGGGCATCGCCGCCGCTCTTTCTATTCCGGACAGCAAAGTCCGAAAATGGAAGGCAATGGACAACTGGGAAGATGAGTTCAAAGGGAACGTTCCACCTGAAAGCAAAGGGAGCGTTCCAATTGAATCGAAAGGGAGCGCTCCACATCGTGGCGCTCCCAAAGGAAACAGAAATGCTGTCGGGAATCGCGGCGGCGCTCCCCCGGGCAATCAAAACGCGAAGGGAAACAGCGGAGGGGCCGGCGGGCCGCCTGGCAACAAGAAGGCGGTCACCACGGGTGAGCACGAAACGATCTGGCTGGATACTCTGACGGAGACCGAGCAGCAGCTCATTGATCAGGTGGACACTGATCCAATTATCCAAGCGAATGAATCAATTTACCTTCTGACTATCCGAGAGCGCCGCATGATGCAGCGGATTAAAGCTTTGATGGATGGCCTGACCGAAACAGAGCGCAATGTCTTTTATGAGCTGAAGTCTATCAAAGAAGTAGCAACGATTCACGACGAGAAGACCGGCATCACGAAGAAGATTCCGCATGCTCGAAATGAGATGATGGAGTCAAAGATCGAAGAGAAGGGATTCCGAAAGCTGGACGACATTGTGAAGCTTGAGGAAGCCCTGACCCGCATCCAGGACAAGAAGATCCGGGCCATTGAGCTTAAGAATCGTCTTACCGATGACGAGAAGCGCATCCGTATTGAAACCATGGAGTATGAGCTGCAGATGCTTCGCGGTGGTGGAGGTAAGGAAGACTTTGAGGATGACGGCTTTATGGATGCACTGAAGGGCATGGTGGCGGGAGTGTGGAGCAACGATGGCGAAGCTTAA
- a CDS encoding PBSX family phage terminase large subunit has protein sequence MAKLKLKPPAFKWSPFSDKQLRVLTWWMPDSPHRDKDAIICDGSVRAGKTVCMSFSFIAWAMDTFRSEQFGMSGKTIGALRRNVIGPLKRMLASRGYHVHDNRSENVLTVTRGLVSNRFFLFGGRDESSQDLIAGITLAGMFFDEVALMPKSFVDQATARCSIDGAKLWFNCNPAGPYHWFKKEWLDQLVKKHALHLHFTMEDNLSLSERVRERYRRMYSGIFYQRYILGLWVMAEGVIFSKFDDAVHKKSRDWFPAKFDRKFICIDYGANNPTAFLKYGVRGNIYYELDEYYHNIRHKGEKTNSEYADDLEAFLDGDEYAIFIDPSAKAFIIELKKRGVKNIRAAVNTVLDGIQTVSNRFQNNELYICADNTNSLQELVSYVWDEKAAERGEDKPIKQNDHTCDARRYGIHTDYLLQRVKQRKQEREERSDDNVGWV, from the coding sequence ATGGCGAAGCTTAAACTCAAGCCGCCGGCGTTCAAATGGTCGCCTTTCTCGGATAAGCAGCTGAGAGTACTGACCTGGTGGATGCCGGATAGCCCTCACCGCGACAAGGACGCAATCATCTGTGATGGCTCTGTCCGTGCCGGCAAGACGGTCTGCATGTCGTTCTCTTTCATTGCCTGGGCGATGGACACCTTTCGAAGTGAGCAGTTCGGTATGTCAGGCAAGACTATCGGCGCGCTTCGACGTAACGTTATCGGGCCGTTGAAACGCATGTTGGCCAGCCGCGGGTATCACGTTCACGATAACCGTTCTGAAAATGTACTGACTGTTACCCGGGGGCTTGTCAGCAACCGGTTTTTCTTGTTTGGCGGTCGAGATGAGAGCTCTCAGGATCTGATCGCGGGGATTACGCTGGCGGGCATGTTTTTTGATGAAGTGGCTTTAATGCCGAAGTCCTTTGTTGACCAGGCGACCGCACGCTGTTCTATTGATGGTGCCAAGCTCTGGTTTAACTGCAACCCTGCAGGCCCTTATCACTGGTTCAAGAAAGAATGGCTGGATCAGCTGGTGAAGAAGCACGCACTGCATCTGCACTTCACGATGGAGGATAATCTATCTCTCTCCGAGCGGGTGCGTGAGCGGTACCGGCGCATGTACAGCGGAATCTTCTATCAGCGGTACATCCTAGGGCTTTGGGTTATGGCCGAGGGAGTCATATTTTCCAAGTTCGATGATGCAGTTCATAAGAAGTCGCGGGACTGGTTTCCGGCCAAATTTGACCGCAAATTCATTTGCATTGACTATGGAGCCAACAACCCGACGGCATTCCTGAAATACGGAGTTCGTGGCAATATCTATTATGAGCTGGATGAGTATTATCACAACATCCGGCATAAAGGCGAGAAAACAAACAGTGAATATGCGGATGACCTGGAAGCCTTTCTTGACGGCGATGAGTATGCAATCTTCATCGATCCGTCAGCAAAGGCTTTTATTATTGAGCTGAAAAAGCGCGGGGTTAAAAATATTCGGGCTGCCGTGAACACGGTGCTGGACGGGATTCAAACGGTATCCAACCGGTTCCAGAACAATGAATTGTATATCTGTGCTGACAACACCAATTCCCTTCAGGAGTTGGTTTCTTACGTATGGGACGAAAAAGCCGCCGAGCGCGGCGAGGACAAGCCTATCAAGCAAAATGACCATACCTGTGACGCGCGCAGGTACGGCATTCACACAGATTATCTGCTGCAGCGTGTGAAGCAGCGGAAACAAGAGAGAGAGGAGCGGTCTGATGATAATGTGGGGTGGGTGTAA